In the Emys orbicularis isolate rEmyOrb1 chromosome 3, rEmyOrb1.hap1, whole genome shotgun sequence genome, one interval contains:
- the TPBG gene encoding trophoblast glycoprotein gives MAGRALRGAAPPAPGGERRAALGLLLQVLLGWGSAQQPGSCPAPCECSETARTVKCVNRNLTAVPPDLPPYARLLFLTGNRLASLPPGAFLSPPLPQLSLLNLSGSHLEQVEAGAFASLPSLRQLDLSGNALARLSPEAFGNASSPLEKLNLSNSLSSQSAVSALAELLGSGVLGNLSRLELADNRLLSLPAGMFSSLPSLQHLDLRNNSLVSLQAATFHSLAQLQSLDLSHNSLKCLKNATIAQLRSRPALRRISLDHNTWVCDCCIEHLVSWLKESDQVEGKGALKCSYPDKMRDKPLVKTNSSDLDCSVPVDIQSQLQTSYVFLGIVLALIGAIFLLVLYLNRKGIKKWMYNIRDACRDHMEGYHYRYEMNADPRLTNLSSSSDV, from the coding sequence ATGGCGGGGCGCGCTCTGCGAGGCgctgcgcccccggccccgggcggGGAgaggcgggcggcgctggggctgctgctgcaggtgctgctgggctggggctcggctcaGCAGCCCGGCTCCTGCCCCGCGCCCTGCGAGTGTTCCGAGACGGCCCGGACGGTGAAGTGCGTGAACAGGAACCTCACGGCGGTGCCCCCGGACCTGCCGCCCTACGCGCGGCTCCTCTTCCTCACGGGCAACCGGCTCGCCAGCCTCCCGCCCGGCGCCTTCCTTTCgcccccgctgccccagctcAGCCTCCTCAACCTGAGCGGCAGCCACCTGGAGCAGGTGGAGGCGGGCGCCTTCGCCAGCCTGCCCAGCCTGAGGCAGCTGGACCTGAGCGGCAACGCCCTGGCCAGGCTCAGCCCCGAGGCCTTCGGCAACGCCAGCAGCCCCCTGGAGAAGCTGAACCTCAGCAACTCCCTCAGCAGCCAGAGCGCGGTGTCCGCCCTGGCCGAGCTGCTGGGCTCGGGGGTGCTGGGCAACCTGAGCCGCCTGGAGCTGGCCGACAACAGGCTGCTCTCCCTGCCTGCGGGCATgttctcctccctgcccagcctgcagCACCTGGACCTGCGGAACAACTCCCTGGTGAGCTTGCAGGCCGCGACCTTCCACAGCCTGGCCCAGCTTCAGAGCCTCGACCTCAGCCACAACTCCCTGAAGTGCCTGAAGAACGCCACCATCGCCCAGCTCCGCAGCCGGCCCGCGCTCCGCAGGATCAGCCTGGACCACAACACCTGGGTCTGCGACTGCTGCATCGAGCACTTGGTGAGCTGGCTCAAGGAGAGCGACCAGGTGGAAGGGAAAGGGGCCTTGAAGTGTTCTTACCCTGACAAGATGCGGGACAAACCCCTGGTGAAGACCAACAGCTCAGACCTGGACTGTTCTGTGCCTGTAGACATCCAGTCCCAACTGCAAACTTCGTATGTCTTCTTAGGGATAGTGCTGGCTCTCATTGGAGCCATTTTTCTCCTAGTTTTGTATTTGAACCGAAAAGGAATCAAAAAGTGGATGTACAATATCAGAGATGCATGTAGGGATCACATGGAGGGATATCACTACAGATACGAGATGAATGCAGACCCCAGGTTAACAAACCTCAGCTCTAGTTCTGATGTATGA